In the Mauremys mutica isolate MM-2020 ecotype Southern chromosome 13, ASM2049712v1, whole genome shotgun sequence genome, one interval contains:
- the LOC123348773 gene encoding olfactory receptor 10AG1-like encodes MVSGNYTTTSGFILLGYSNLTNLQGLLFMVIYLVILIGNGVIVLVTVLDSALHTPMYFFLRNLSFVEICYASVTLPKMVANCLAEDGKISFIGCAAQMYFSFLFGGTECFLLAAMAFDRYVAICNPLHYTLIVNNKVCASVVAGSWLVNMLVHCGQTYLVFSLPFCESYEINHFFCDIPPLLELSCVDTFRNKIAVFIVVLLFIITPFFFIVISYIKILNTIMKMPSAQSRCKAFSTCSSHLTVVTLFYGFAMIVYLKPKSRGSMDTDKLLSLIYTIMTPMFNPFIYSLRNKEVKIAIRKILGGK; translated from the coding sequence ATGGTGAGTGGAAATTACACAACGACATCTGGCTTCATCCTCTTGGGATACTCCAACCTCACAAACCTGCAGGGTTTGCTCTTCATGGTCATCTACTTGGTGATTCTGATTGGGAATGGCGTCATTGTCTTGGTCACGGTGTTGGACTCCGCCCTgcacacccccatgtatttcttcctcaggaACTTATCCTTTGTGGAGATCTGCTACGCCTCAGTCACCCTGCCCAAGATGGTGGCCAATTGCCTGGCAGAGGATGGAAAAATCTCATTCATAGGCTGTGCTGCCCAgatgtatttttcatttttatttggtgGTACAGAGTGTTTTCTACTGGCGGCCATGGCCTTTGACCGCTatgttgccatatgtaacccCCTGCATTACACACTTATTGTGAACAACAAGGTCTGTGCTAGTGTGGTAGCCGGATCCTGGCTTGTCAACATGCTAGTACATTGTGGGCAGACGTATTTGGTATTTTCTTTGCCTTTCTGTGAGTCTTATGAAATTAACCATTTTTTCTGTGACATCCCCCCTCTGCTGGAGCTGTCCTGTGTGGACACCTTCAGGAATAAAATAGCTGTGTTTATTGTAGTTCTGCTATTCATAATCACCCCTTTTTTCTTCATTGTTATTTCTTATATCAAAATCCTCAACACAATTATGAAGATGCCTTCAGCCCAGAGCAGAtgcaaagccttctccacctgctcctcacaCCTCACTGTAGTAACTCTATTCTATGGCTTTGCTATGATTGTGTATTTAAAACCCAAGTCAAGGGGTTCAATGGACACTGACAAACTGCTTTCGCTGATTTATACCATTATGACACCGATGTTTAACCCCTTCATATATAGTCTGAGGAACAAGGAAGTGAAAATTGCCATAAGGAAAATATTAGGTGGAAAATGA